A window of Tautonia plasticadhaerens contains these coding sequences:
- a CDS encoding GNAT family N-acetyltransferase, producing MSHPGPTSPSPLVRDARPADRQVIVAHNLALARETESKELDPCVLTLGVERALDEPDRLRYWVAEVDGRVVGQSAVSREWSDWRCGWIWWFQSVYVVPEARGLGVFRALHRHIRDVARSSTEVIGLRLYVERENHRAQSTYRALGMQPGGYLVYEEFWPDRGGPPRA from the coding sequence ATGAGCCACCCCGGCCCGACTTCCCCCTCGCCCCTGGTCCGGGACGCCCGCCCCGCCGACCGACAGGTGATCGTCGCCCACAACCTCGCCCTGGCCCGGGAGACGGAGTCGAAGGAGTTGGACCCCTGCGTACTGACGCTGGGGGTCGAGCGGGCCCTGGACGAGCCGGATCGCCTCCGCTACTGGGTCGCCGAGGTCGACGGCCGGGTCGTCGGCCAGTCGGCCGTCAGCCGGGAGTGGAGCGACTGGCGGTGCGGCTGGATCTGGTGGTTCCAGTCGGTCTACGTCGTCCCGGAGGCCCGGGGCCTCGGCGTCTTCCGGGCGCTCCACCGCCACATCCGGGACGTGGCCCGGTCGTCGACCGAGGTGATCGGGCTCCGCCTCTACGTCGAGCGGGAGAACCACCGGGCCCAGTCCACCTACCGGGCCCTCGGCATGCAGCCCGGCGGCTACCTGGTCTATGAGGAGTTCTGGCCCGACCGGGGGGGGCCACCCCGGGCGTGA
- a CDS encoding TraR/DksA family transcriptional regulator: protein MARKDALLRLHSRLVVRRDALRKALAGDLDSLNALRAMNDVGDSVDAAVDSANEEISSQIAEIESRELAQIEHALHRMGEGNYGQCEFCNGKIAVARLNALPYTSSCIDCQREQERMGHSGMSRAIDYRWADISDRHFDEGDRHINLSDYEMDMSESGR, encoded by the coding sequence ATGGCCCGTAAAGACGCGCTGCTTCGACTCCATTCGCGATTGGTCGTCCGTCGCGACGCCTTGCGGAAAGCCTTGGCGGGCGACCTCGACTCCCTCAACGCGCTCCGGGCGATGAATGACGTCGGCGACTCGGTCGACGCGGCCGTGGATTCGGCTAATGAGGAGATCAGTTCCCAGATTGCCGAGATCGAGAGCAGGGAGCTGGCCCAGATCGAGCACGCCCTGCACCGCATGGGCGAGGGGAATTACGGCCAGTGCGAGTTCTGCAACGGCAAGATCGCCGTCGCCCGGCTCAACGCCCTGCCCTACACCAGTTCCTGCATCGACTGCCAGCGGGAGCAGGAGCGGATGGGCCACAGCGGGATGAGCCGCGCCATCGATTATCGCTGGGCCGACATCTCCGATCGCCACTTCGACGAGGGGGATCGTCACATCAACCTCAGCGACTATGAGATGGACATGAGCGAGTCGGGCCGCTGA
- a CDS encoding sigma-54-dependent transcriptional regulator, which produces MPWIPHVMILDDDPRVLESLVPGFVQELGRALSQSREVAGALRRGAAKDDARGPVRIKVTAHGFESNRLEAYRYRAPFEAHLHLVRERGGTFDLARKLLNQQAFAAVVSDQRFSDDAGGRRAGQYFVAEASRVHPEIQGLLYSAYPRPEDFPSDRFIRKGAGGSNGADDLAEQVVRAMERHLADHACRAFAQEFGDRGLVYQSDAFGEVVAQLFDLARLVGSGDAAPAARSRRPLPCLLIDGESGTGKRGLAELFHAASDRRSAPLVVASCSELTNETLLRSILFGHKRGAFTDAREERPGLVSAAGKGVLLLDDVHRLPASCSAILHSFLEDGEYGKLGEEEVRRRAECAVVLTVETGPWRERRQSGELPVAFLARVERLLVMVPPLRARPDDIEAQARWLTRTLSAELGAQVELSDEAVGRLRIFPFSESNSRELRNVIERAVYRHYREADQLEWGHLEPFVSPADRAATAPVPSAPPSSPGQAASRATPAQNDWQRRLRALAAKILAKGADLEPGQAEAATDLLFDETFPAAWEPIQASRHGREGSPPLPLPLWEDLWRCFAVSWLGGPSPAEKELGIPANTLRQWINDRESR; this is translated from the coding sequence ATGCCCTGGATCCCGCACGTGATGATCCTCGACGACGACCCGAGGGTCCTGGAGTCGCTCGTCCCCGGGTTCGTCCAGGAGCTGGGGCGGGCGCTCTCGCAGAGCCGGGAGGTCGCCGGAGCGCTGCGCCGGGGGGCGGCGAAGGACGACGCGAGGGGGCCGGTGCGGATCAAGGTCACCGCCCACGGCTTCGAGAGCAACCGCCTGGAGGCCTATCGCTACCGGGCCCCCTTCGAGGCCCACCTGCACCTGGTCCGGGAGCGGGGGGGGACGTTCGACCTGGCGAGGAAGCTGCTGAACCAGCAGGCCTTCGCGGCCGTCGTCTCCGACCAGCGCTTCTCCGACGACGCCGGGGGCCGGCGGGCCGGGCAGTACTTCGTGGCCGAGGCGTCGCGGGTCCATCCCGAGATCCAGGGGCTGCTCTACTCCGCCTATCCCCGGCCCGAGGACTTCCCCAGCGACCGGTTCATCCGCAAGGGGGCCGGCGGCTCGAACGGGGCCGACGACCTGGCCGAGCAGGTGGTCCGGGCCATGGAGCGTCACCTGGCCGACCACGCCTGCCGGGCCTTCGCGCAGGAATTCGGGGACCGGGGGCTGGTCTACCAGTCGGACGCCTTCGGCGAGGTCGTCGCCCAGCTGTTCGACCTGGCCCGGCTGGTCGGCTCGGGGGACGCCGCGCCCGCCGCCCGGTCGAGGAGGCCCCTGCCCTGCCTGCTGATCGACGGCGAGAGCGGCACCGGCAAGCGGGGCCTGGCCGAGCTGTTCCACGCGGCCTCGGACCGCAGGTCGGCGCCGCTGGTCGTGGCCTCGTGCAGCGAGCTGACCAACGAGACGCTGCTCAGGAGCATCCTGTTCGGCCACAAGCGGGGGGCCTTCACGGATGCGAGGGAGGAGCGCCCGGGCCTGGTCTCCGCGGCGGGCAAGGGGGTGCTGCTGCTGGACGACGTGCATCGGCTCCCGGCGTCGTGCTCGGCGATCCTGCACTCGTTCCTGGAGGACGGCGAGTACGGCAAGCTGGGGGAGGAGGAGGTCCGCCGCCGGGCCGAATGCGCGGTGGTGCTCACCGTGGAGACGGGCCCCTGGCGGGAGCGGAGGCAGTCGGGCGAGCTGCCGGTGGCGTTCCTGGCCCGGGTCGAGCGGCTGCTGGTGATGGTCCCCCCCCTGAGGGCGAGGCCCGACGACATCGAGGCCCAGGCCCGATGGCTGACACGGACCCTCTCGGCCGAGCTGGGGGCGCAGGTGGAGCTGTCCGACGAGGCGGTGGGGCGGCTCCGCATCTTCCCCTTCAGCGAGAGCAACAGCCGGGAGCTGCGCAACGTCATCGAGCGGGCCGTCTACCGCCACTACCGGGAGGCCGACCAGCTCGAATGGGGGCACCTGGAGCCGTTCGTCTCGCCCGCCGACCGGGCCGCCACCGCCCCGGTCCCGTCGGCGCCGCCCTCGAGCCCGGGCCAGGCGGCCTCCCGGGCGACCCCGGCGCAGAACGACTGGCAGCGTCGGCTCCGGGCCCTGGCGGCGAAGATCCTGGCCAAGGGGGCGGACCTCGAACCGGGGCAGGCCGAGGCGGCGACCGACCTGCTGTTCGACGAGACCTTCCCCGCCGCCTGGGAGCCGATCCAGGCGAGCCGGCACGGCAGGGAAGGCAGCCCCCCCCTGCCCTTGCCGCTCTGGGAGGACCTCTGGCGCTGTTTCGCCGTCAGTTGGCTGGGGGGCCCGTCCCCGGCCGAGAAGGAGCTGGGGATCCCGGCCAACACGCTCCGTCAGTGGATCAACGACCGGGAGTCGCGCTGA
- the trpD gene encoding anthranilate phosphoribosyltransferase has product MPSTLPDRGPLTIALATLGESGSLSIEQARDAVGEIVDGRAAEVGIAAFLAGLKVKGETEDELAGAVQAVRDRMRPLDSPRRPVLDTCGTGGDGAASVNVSTAAAIVSAAAGAVVAKHGNRSASGVSGSSDVLERLGVAIDPGPEVLTRCLEELGIAFLFAPSFHPALRHAAGVRRQLPFRTLFNLVGPLANPTRPEFQLVGVPNDRLAGLMASALARLGVTRAAVVTGPEGLDEVGLSGPTRVLWVEGGYVEPRTWLPEQFGLPAVRAEALRVADPSDSADRIRRALDCEVGPARHVILANAASALVVAGLAGGPAEGASKAAEAIDSGKARDLLHRWAALSHGRD; this is encoded by the coding sequence GTGCCGAGCACCCTCCCCGACCGCGGCCCCTTGACGATCGCCCTGGCGACCCTCGGCGAGTCGGGGTCGCTCTCGATCGAACAGGCCCGGGACGCGGTGGGTGAGATCGTCGACGGCCGTGCTGCGGAGGTCGGCATCGCCGCCTTCCTCGCCGGGCTGAAGGTGAAAGGGGAGACCGAGGACGAGCTGGCCGGGGCCGTCCAGGCGGTCCGGGACCGGATGAGGCCGCTCGACTCCCCGAGGCGGCCGGTCCTCGACACCTGCGGGACCGGGGGGGATGGGGCCGCCTCGGTCAACGTCTCGACGGCGGCGGCGATCGTCTCGGCGGCCGCCGGTGCGGTGGTGGCGAAGCACGGGAATCGGTCGGCCTCGGGGGTCTCGGGCAGCTCGGACGTGCTCGAACGCCTCGGGGTGGCGATCGACCCCGGGCCCGAGGTGCTGACGCGATGCCTGGAGGAGCTGGGCATCGCCTTCCTCTTCGCCCCCAGCTTCCATCCGGCCCTGCGGCACGCGGCGGGGGTCCGCAGGCAACTGCCCTTCCGGACCCTGTTCAACCTGGTCGGCCCGCTGGCCAATCCGACCCGGCCGGAATTCCAGCTCGTCGGGGTGCCGAACGACCGGCTCGCCGGGCTGATGGCCTCGGCGCTGGCCCGGCTGGGGGTGACGCGGGCGGCGGTCGTGACCGGGCCGGAGGGGCTGGATGAGGTCGGCCTCTCGGGGCCGACCCGGGTGCTCTGGGTCGAGGGCGGTTACGTCGAGCCCCGGACCTGGCTCCCGGAGCAGTTCGGGCTCCCCGCAGTCCGGGCCGAGGCGCTTCGGGTGGCCGACCCGTCCGACAGCGCCGACCGCATCCGTCGGGCCCTCGACTGCGAGGTCGGCCCCGCCCGCCACGTCATCCTCGCCAACGCCGCGTCGGCCCTGGTCGTCGCCGGGCTGGCGGGGGGGCCGGCCGAGGGGGCGTCGAAGGCGGCCGAGGCGATCGACTCCGGGAAGGCCCGGGATCTGCTCCACCGCTGGGCCGCCCTCAGCCACGGCCGGGACTGA
- a CDS encoding YifB family Mg chelatase-like AAA ATPase translates to MLAKLASYTLIGIEAEPVEVEVDVSASGVPKTVLVGLAEAAVRESTHRVERALVNSGYRRPSDRIVINLAPADLKKDAGGFDLPIALGLLLGSGQVALERAADFAVIGELALTGETRPIKGALSIALKARAEGRRALLLPSSNAAEAAVVQGLDVYPVGSLAEAVGLLSGMLDAEPTAIDLDVVFRRLAHYEEDFSDVKGQDAAKRALLVAASGCHNLLMIGPPGTGKTLLARRLPTIMPPLSPAESLETTRIYSAMGLLGAQPLLGVRPFRSPHHSVSDAGLVGGGSTPQPGEISLAHKGILFLDELPEFNRKTLEVLRQPLEEGRVTISRALRSVTFPAEFVLVAAMNPCPCGYRGDPRKACNCSPPQVERYLGKISGPLLDRIDLHIHVPAVPFTQLAEAPPGPTSSTILEEVLRARARQLDRFDGGPPGVNGRMTPRQVRKHCVLKPESSALLKGAMEELGLSARAHDKVLRVARTLADLEGTADIEPHQVAEAVGYRSLDRSVWS, encoded by the coding sequence GTGCTCGCCAAGCTCGCCTCCTACACGCTGATCGGCATCGAGGCCGAGCCGGTCGAGGTCGAGGTCGACGTCTCGGCCTCCGGCGTGCCCAAGACCGTGCTCGTCGGCCTCGCCGAGGCCGCCGTCCGGGAGAGCACCCACCGTGTCGAACGCGCCCTGGTCAATTCGGGCTACCGGCGACCATCCGATCGGATTGTGATAAACCTTGCACCCGCCGATCTCAAGAAGGACGCCGGGGGGTTCGACCTGCCCATCGCGCTGGGCCTGCTGCTCGGCTCCGGCCAGGTCGCCCTCGAACGCGCCGCCGACTTCGCCGTCATCGGCGAGCTGGCGCTCACCGGCGAGACCCGTCCCATCAAGGGGGCGCTCTCCATCGCGTTGAAGGCCCGGGCCGAGGGCCGACGCGCCTTGCTCCTGCCCTCGAGCAACGCCGCCGAGGCCGCCGTGGTGCAGGGGCTGGACGTCTACCCGGTCGGCAGCCTGGCCGAGGCCGTCGGCCTGCTCTCCGGCATGCTCGACGCCGAGCCCACCGCCATCGACCTCGATGTCGTCTTCCGCCGCCTCGCCCACTACGAGGAGGACTTCTCCGACGTGAAGGGCCAGGACGCCGCCAAGCGCGCCCTGCTCGTCGCCGCCTCGGGCTGCCACAACCTGCTGATGATCGGCCCCCCCGGCACCGGCAAGACGCTGCTCGCCCGCCGGCTGCCGACGATCATGCCCCCGCTCTCCCCCGCCGAGAGCCTGGAGACGACCCGCATCTACAGCGCGATGGGCCTGCTCGGCGCCCAGCCGCTGCTGGGCGTCCGCCCCTTCCGCTCCCCGCACCACTCCGTCAGCGACGCGGGCCTGGTCGGCGGCGGCAGCACCCCCCAGCCCGGCGAGATCAGCCTCGCCCACAAGGGGATCCTCTTCCTGGACGAGCTCCCCGAGTTCAACCGCAAGACCCTGGAGGTCCTCCGCCAGCCGCTGGAGGAGGGCCGGGTCACCATCAGCCGGGCCCTGCGGAGCGTCACCTTCCCCGCCGAGTTCGTGCTCGTCGCCGCCATGAACCCCTGCCCCTGCGGCTACCGGGGGGACCCCCGCAAGGCCTGCAACTGCTCCCCCCCCCAGGTGGAACGCTACCTCGGCAAGATCAGCGGCCCGTTGCTGGACCGCATCGACCTGCACATCCACGTCCCCGCCGTCCCCTTCACCCAGCTCGCCGAGGCCCCGCCCGGCCCCACCTCCTCGACGATCCTCGAAGAGGTCCTCCGCGCCCGGGCCCGCCAGCTCGACCGCTTCGACGGCGGCCCCCCCGGCGTCAACGGCCGGATGACCCCCCGCCAGGTCCGCAAGCACTGCGTCCTGAAGCCCGAGTCCTCCGCCCTGCTCAAGGGCGCCATGGAGGAACTCGGCCTCTCCGCCCGGGCCCACGACAAGGTGCTCCGCGTCGCCCGGACCCTGGCCGACCTCGAGGGCACCGCCGACATCGAGCCCCACCAGGTGGCCGAGGCGGTCGGGTATCGGTCGCTGGACAGGAGCGTCTGGTCATAA
- a CDS encoding S1C family serine protease encodes MPRFASASAFLLMLAAGFGLGLAANRPASLSAGPARAGEGEAGTAEGVEGLEHSEEAIYQSLSRQYEQFYQVNRTFELVSKVVSRAVVHIVALKKDVTEEGRTRRTYEESGSGVIVRSDSRPGLFVLTNNHVISGADPADIHINLHDGRLIRPQAIHRDEDSDVAVLELPVDDLPVARLGDSDEALPGTWVLAVGSPFGLTHSVSQGIISARGRQERDLYDSGVQNQDFLQTDAAINPGNSGGPLVNLRGEVVGINTAIASHGGGNEGVGYSIPINLARWAMEQLINTGKVRRGAIGISLQDVFPEDYERFGLDRPRGTRISAVAEDSPAKQSGIQQGDVIVRFNETPVNNTWHLINMVSTTPIGEAVELVVNRGGELVTVRVQVADFDQLTSPRHRPAPPSTNPEGYLVRP; translated from the coding sequence ATGCCCCGATTCGCCAGCGCCTCGGCCTTCCTGCTGATGCTCGCGGCCGGTTTCGGCCTCGGCCTGGCCGCGAATCGGCCCGCCTCGCTCTCGGCCGGGCCGGCTCGCGCCGGGGAAGGAGAGGCGGGCACCGCCGAGGGGGTCGAGGGGCTGGAGCATTCGGAGGAGGCGATCTACCAGAGCCTCTCCCGGCAGTATGAGCAGTTCTATCAAGTCAACCGGACCTTCGAGCTGGTCTCCAAGGTCGTCTCCCGGGCCGTGGTCCACATCGTCGCGTTGAAGAAGGACGTGACGGAGGAAGGTCGGACCCGTCGGACCTACGAAGAGAGCGGATCGGGGGTGATCGTCCGATCGGACTCCCGCCCCGGGCTGTTCGTGTTGACGAACAACCACGTGATCAGCGGCGCCGACCCGGCCGACATCCACATCAACCTCCACGACGGCCGACTGATCCGCCCCCAGGCGATCCATCGGGACGAGGACTCGGACGTGGCCGTCCTGGAGTTGCCGGTCGATGACCTCCCGGTCGCCCGGCTCGGGGACAGCGACGAGGCGCTGCCCGGCACCTGGGTGCTGGCCGTCGGCAGCCCGTTCGGGCTGACCCACTCGGTCAGCCAGGGGATCATCAGCGCCCGGGGTCGTCAGGAGCGAGACCTCTACGACAGCGGCGTCCAGAATCAGGACTTCCTGCAGACGGACGCGGCCATCAACCCCGGCAACTCGGGGGGCCCGCTGGTCAACCTTCGGGGCGAGGTGGTCGGCATCAACACGGCCATCGCCTCCCACGGCGGCGGCAACGAGGGGGTGGGTTACAGCATCCCGATCAACCTCGCCCGCTGGGCGATGGAGCAGCTAATCAACACCGGCAAGGTGCGCCGGGGGGCGATCGGCATCTCGTTGCAGGATGTCTTCCCGGAGGACTACGAGCGGTTCGGACTGGATCGACCCCGGGGGACTCGCATCTCGGCCGTCGCCGAGGACTCGCCGGCCAAGCAGAGCGGGATCCAGCAGGGAGACGTGATCGTCCGTTTCAATGAGACCCCGGTGAACAACACCTGGCACCTGATCAACATGGTGTCCACCACCCCGATCGGCGAGGCCGTGGAACTCGTGGTCAACCGAGGAGGGGAGCTGGTGACCGTCCGGGTCCAGGTCGCCGACTTCGACCAACTGACCTCCCCGCGTCACCGCCCCGCTCCCCCATCGACCAACCCCGAGGGCTATCTCGTCCGCCCTTGA